In a single window of the Rhodamnia argentea isolate NSW1041297 chromosome 2, ASM2092103v1, whole genome shotgun sequence genome:
- the LOC125313800 gene encoding probable LRR receptor-like serine/threonine-protein kinase At3g47570 — protein MLSGNNLSGVIPSSLQNLQSLLYLYLAGNNLEGTIPSYLVKHRSLIELDLSSNNLSGPILFPVAGSLLYLNLSRNHLNGVLPMEIGNLKHLDKLDVSGNILDGEIPSSLGNCDGLTILRMQDNLFHGPLPQSISSLRSIEELDLSNNSFYGEIPKFLEAFQYLDMLNLSYNHLEGPLPTGGVFRNVSVTFVAGNEKLCGGMPEFQLPECVSQNSKSRAGVHKLKLTIAVVFGLLGITLVVTFLCLCWLKQKRNEPHSSLFDDSLLNLSYGTLLKATDGFSATNLIGAGSFGSVYKGLLQENGTVIAVKVLNLTQHGALKSFKAECEALKHVRHRNLPKVLTACSGIDYKGDEFKALVYEFMVNGSLEEWLHPNPAPNDADGHSKKLSLVQRIDISIDVASALDYLHNQCESPIMHCDLKPSNVLVDADMVGHVGDFGLAKIVLESTSDTKANMSSTGLRGTVGYAAPEYANGSQISREGDVYSYGVLLLEMFTGLSPTSDMFRDNLNLHNYVSEAVPQRVVEITDPVLLYEGESHNSSQTSLQERNLIVQECLETIYRVGLACSVEEPRERMSIDKVATHLHSIRRKLVASSLLG, from the exons ATGTTGTCAGGCAACAATCTTTCTGGCGTAATCCCATCCTCTTTGCAAAATCTCCAGAGTTTGCTCTATTTATATCTTGCCGGAAATAACTTAGAAGGGACGATTCCATCGTACCTAGTTAAGCATCGGAGCTTGATAGAACTAGATCTTTCTAGTAACAATCTTAGTGGTCCTATATTATTCCCTGTGGCTGGGAGCCTCCTCTATTTGAATTTGTCTCGAAACCATCTGAACGGAGTCCTTCCGATGGAAATTGGGAACTTGAAACATTTGGACAAATTGGATGTCTCGGGAAATATTCTGGACGGTGAAATCCCGAGTAGTCTGGGCAATTGTGATGGACTCACAATACTAAGAATGCAAGATAACCTATTCCATGGGCCCTTGCCTCAATCAATTAGCTCATTAAGAAGCATTGAGGAATTAGATCTTTCCAACAATAGTTTCTATGGTGAAATTCCAAAGTTCTTAGAGGCATTTCAGTATTTGGACATGCTAAACTTATCTTATAATCATTTGGAAGGCCCGCTACCAACTGGAGGAGTTTTTAGGAATGTGAGTGTGACTTTTGTCGCTGGAAATGAAAAGCTCTGCGGAGGAATGCCTGAATTTCAGCTTCCCGAGTGCGTCTCTCAAAACTCCAAAAGCAGAGCAGGAGTCCACAAGTTGAAACTTACCATTGCCGTTGTTTTTGGTCTTCTTGGGATAACTCTCGTTGTCACTTTCCTGTGTCTATGTTGGTTGAAGCAGAAAAGAAACGAGCCGCATTCAAGCTTGTTTGATGATTCATTGTTAAATCTTTCTTATGGGACACTTCTAAAAGCAACCGATGGTTTTTCTGCGACTAATCTGATTGGGGCTGGAAGTTTTGGGTCCGTTTACAAGGGGCTGCTCCAGGAGAATGGAACTGTCATTGCGGTGAAGGTGCTTAATTTAACGCAGCATGGCGCTCTCAAGAGCTTCAAAGCCGAGTGCGAGGCTTTGAAGCATGTAAGACACCGAAATCTTCCGAAAGTTTTGACGGCGTGCTCGGGCATTGATTATAAGGGTGATGAGTTCAAGGCTTTAGTTTACGAGTTCATGGTCAATGGTAGCCTAGAAGAGTGGTTGCACCCTAACCCAGCTCCAAATGATGCAGATGGGCATTCGAAGAAATTGAGTCTCGTCCAAAGGATAGACATTTCCATTGATGTTGCTTCCGCATTGGATTATCTCCATAATCAATGCGAGAGCCCAATAATGcattgtgatctaaagccaagCAATGTCCTTGTAGATGCTGACATGGTTGGACATGTTGGTGACTTTGGGTTGGCGAAGATCGTCCTCGAATCCACATCCGACACTAAAGCAAACATGAGTTCTACTGGTTTAAGAGGAACAGTTGGTTATGCAGCTCCAG AATATGCTAATGGAAGCCAGATCTCGAGAGAAGGTGATGTTTATAGTTACGGCGTCCTCTTGTTAGAGATGTTCACAGGATTGAGTCCCACTAGCGACATGTTCAGAGATAATTTGAATCTTCATAATTATGTTTCTGAGGCTGTACCTCAACGAGTTGTGGAGATTACCGATCCCGTGCTGCTTTACGAAGGAGAGAGCCACAATAGTTCCCAAACTTCGCTTCAGGAAAGAAACCTCATAGTTCAGGAATGTCTGGAAACAATATATCGAGTTGGACTCGCTTGCTCTGTGGAGGAACCTAGAGAACGCATGAGCATTGACAAAGTTGCCACCCACCTGCACTCGATCAGGAGGAAACTTGTTGCATCTTCTTTACTTGGATAG
- the LOC115727062 gene encoding probable LRR receptor-like serine/threonine-protein kinase At3g47570, with product MGHSLLICAQPRCSCLLFAAFLILCFGAVVSATNDTDRPALLAFKAEIAGDPLGLLHSWNDTTDFCRWCGVTFSGRHHRVTVLDLNSQGLLGPISPHIGNLSFLRSLWLQNNSFGPEIPAQIGQRRRLQFLDISNNSLTGEIPRNISGCSNLVYFMLRFNQLVGGIPVELGSLSNLQTVSLSENHLLTGGIPSSISNLSSLLTMFSSVNALSGIIPQSLGRLTKLERLSLGDNRLSGTIPPSFFNLSSLSILHVIMTQIHGNLPEDIGFTLPNLQDLSIYDNHFTGSIPSSISNATNLRSLQLGANELSGKVPLLANLRRLGRVALETNHLGSGGSDADGLSFLCSLTNAANLTLLATQKNRFGATLPVCIGNFSATFTTLTADGNLISGEIPREIGNLVNLQTLRMEDNFLSGPIPSDLGNLQNLAELILSGNNLSGIIPSSLQNLHRLLILNVSRNNFEGPIPLWLDKCQSLTSLDLSSNNFSGPVILPMAGSLL from the coding sequence ATGGGACATTCGCTTCTCATTTGTGCCCAACCCCGTTGTTCTTGCCTTCTTTTCGCGGCCTTTCTGATATTGTGCTTCGGTGCGGTCGTTTCTGCTACCAACGATACAGACAGGCCTGCATTGCTTGCATTCAAGGCCGAAATTGCTGGTGATCCCTTGGGGCTGCTTCACTCGTGGAACGACACCACAGACTTCTGCCGATGGTGTGGGGTCACGTTCAGTGGTCGACACCACAGAGTCACTGTACTGGACCTCAATTCCCAAGGACTCTTGGGACCCATCTCCCCTCACATTGGGAACCTCAGCTTCTTGAGAAGTCTCTGGCTCCAAAACAATAGCTTCGGCCCTGAAATCCCTGCACAAATTGGTCAGCGGCGTCGGCTCCAATTCTTGGATATCTCCAATAATTCACTGACGGGCGAGATTCCCAGGAATATATCGGGTTGCTCGAACCTTGTATATTTTATGCTCAGGTTCAACCAGTTGGTTGGAGGAATTCCAGTGGAGCTAGGCTCCCTGTCTAATCTTCAAACGGTCAGCTTGTCTGAGAACCACTTATTAACTGGCGGCATCCCTTCATCCATAAGCAACTTATCATCTCTGTTGACGATGTTTTCTTCTGTAAATGCTTTGAGTGGGATTATTCCCCAATCTCTAGGTCGACTGACCAAACTGGAAAGACTCAGCCTAGGTGACAACAGGCTTTCAGGTACCATTCCGCCTTCCTTCTTCAACTTGTCTTCGCTGTCTATACTCCACGTAATAATGACCCAGATCCACGGCAATCTTCCTGAAGATATAGGATTCACTCTCCCGAACCTTCAAGATTTGAGCATTTATGATAACCATTTCACTGGATCCATTCCTTCGTCGATTTCTAATGCCACAAATCTAAGATCTCTCCAACTTGGAGCCAATGAGCTCTCCGGCAAAGTGCCTTTGTTGGCGAATCTCCGTAGACTTGGGCGGGTCGCGTTAGAGACTAATCATTTAGGTAGCGGAGGGTCCGATGCAGATGGGCTGAGCTTCCTTTGCTCACTAACAAATGCCGCTAACTTGACACTATTGGCGAcgcaaaaaaatagatttggagcGACGCTTCCTGTATGCATCGGTAATTTCTCCGCTACTTTTACAACCTTGACAGCGGACGGGAATCTGATATCGGGTGAGATCCCGAGAGAAATTGGTAATCTTGTGAACTTGCAGACATTGCGAATGGAAGACAACTTTCTTTCAGGTCCAATCCCATCCGATTTAGGAAACCTTCAGAATCTTGCAGAATTGATCTTGTCAGGCAACAATCTATCTGGCATAATCCCATCCTCTTTGCAAAATCTGCATAGGTTGCTTATCTTAAATGTTTCCAGAAATAACTTCGAAGGGCCGATTCCTTTATGGTTAGATAAGTGTCAGAGCTTGACAAGCCTAGATCTTTCTAGTAACAATTTCAGCGGTCCGGTTATATTGCCTATGGCTGGGAGCCTCCTCTAG
- the LOC115727044 gene encoding probable LRR receptor-like serine/threonine-protein kinase At3g47570, with product MSGVLPMKIGNLKQLVELDVSSNVLDGEVPGSLGNCDGLTVPRMQGNLFHGYIPQPIRSLKSIEELDLSNNSFYGEIPKFLEAFRYLKMLNLSYNHLEDQLPTQGVFRNVSATFVAGNDKLCGGMPEFELHKCVSRNSKSRGVVQKLKLTAAILFGLLGVTLVITFLYLCWLKQKRNEPISSCLDDSSLNLSYGTLLKVTDGFSSTNLIGAGTFRSVYKGLQHGALKSFKAKCEALKCIKHINLPKLLTACLGIDYKGDEFKALVYEFMVNGSLQEWLHPNPAPNDVDGNLKKLSLVQRVNISIDVASALDYLHNQCDSPIIHCDLKPSNVLLDADMVGHVGDFGLTKVVLEPMPDTRANMSSAGLRGTIGYAAIEMFTGLSPTSDIFRDNLNLHNFVDEALPERAMEITDPVLLHERESYNSSLDSLDERNHIFQECLETIYSIGLACSVEEARRRMSIDKVAAQLHSMRKKLFAASLPARMRHG from the exons ATGAGTGGAGTCCTTCCGATGAAAATCGGAAACTTGAAACAATTGGTTGAATTGGATGTCTCGAGTAATGTTTTGGACGGCGAAGTCCCTGGCAGTCTAGGCAATTGTGATGGATTGACCGTACCAAGAATGCAAGGTAATCTCTTCCATGGATACATTCCTCAACCAATTAGATCATTAAAAAGTATTGAGGAATTAGATCTTTCCAACAACAGCTTCTATGGTGAAATCCCAAAGTTCTTAGAGGCATTTCGGTATTTGAAAATGCTGAATTTATCTTACAATCATTTGGAAGACCAGCTACCAACTCAAGGAGTTTTTAGGAATGTGAGTGCGACTTTTGTTGCCGGAAATGACAAGCTTTGCGGAGGAATGCCTGAATTTGAGCTCCACAAGTGTGTCTCTCGAAACTCCAAAAGTAGAGGAGTCGTCCAAAAGTTGAAACTCACTGCTGCCATCCTTTTTGGTCTTCTTGGAGTAACTCTCGTCATCACTTTCCTATATCTATGTTGGTTGAAGCAGAAAAGAAATGAGCCGATTTCAAGCTGCCTGGATGATTCATCGTTGAATCTGTCTTATGGAACTCTCCTAAAAGTGACCGATGGTTTTTCTTCGACTAACTTGATTGGGGCCGGAACTTTTCGGTCCGTCTACAAGGGGCTGCAACATGGTGCTCTTAAGAGCTTCAAAGCTAAGTGTGAGGCTTTAAAGTGTATAAAACACATAAATCTTCCGAAACTCTTGACGGCGTGCTTAGGTATTGATTATAAGGGTGATGAGTTTAAGGCCTTAGTTTACGAGTTCATGGTCAATGGTAGCCTACAAGAGTGGTTGCACCCAAATCCAGCTCCAAATGATGTTGACGGGAACTTGAAGAAATTGAGTCTCGTCCAAAGGGTAAACATTTCCATTGATGTGGCTTCCGCATTGGATTATCTCCATAATCAATGTGACAGCCCAATAATtcattgtgatctaaagccaagCAATGTTCTTCTAGATGCTGACATGGTTGGACATGTTGGTGACTTTGGGTTGACGAAAGTTGTCCTCGAACCCATGCCCGACACTAGAGCAAATATGAGTTCTGCTGGTTTAAGAGGAACAATTGGTTATGCCGCTATCG AAATGTTCACGGGATTAAGTCCCACCAGCGACATATTCAGAGATAATTTGAATCTTCATAATTTTGTTGATGAGGCTCTGCCCGAACGAGCTATGGAGATTACTGATCCTGTGCTTCTTCACGAACGAGAGAGCTACAACAGTTCTCTAGATTCACTTGACGAAAGAAACCACATATTCCAGGAATGTTTGGAAACAATATATAGTATTGGACTTGCTTGCTCAGTCGAGGAGGCCAGAAGACGCATGAGCATCGACAAAGTTGCAGCCCAGCTGCACTCGATGAGGAAGAAACTTTTTGCAGCTTCTTTACCTGCAAGGATGAGACACGGATAG